From Pseudomonadota bacterium:
CCGGTCGGCGATCCCACTGCTGACAAGATACTCCTCGGCCCGCTTGGCTACTGTACGGGGGCTACGGCCGTACGGACGCAGCCCTGGCTCGCATACGTCACAGATGACGGCCAATGTAGGGTGCTTACAGAACGGATCCACGAACGCCGTGTCGACGTCCGGCAACAGGACCATATCCGATTCGTGAATCTGCTTGAAGCCACGGATCGACGAACCATCGAAACCGGTACCTTCCTTGAACAGGCTCTCGCCGATCTCCTCGTCGGTAACTGAGAAGTGCTGCCATGTTCCGGGTAGATCTATGAAGCGGAAATCAATGATCTTGATATTGTTTCGTTGAATGAGATCTCGAATATTCTTCAGTTTTGCGAGATGATCTGCCATTCCAGCCTGTCTCCTGTTTGCGCCGGCATGTGCCGGCCCTGGGCGCCTGGCCGCGACGGCGCGTGGCCGAACGTCATGCGGGCCCACTGTCGTTTCAGGCGGGCCGCTTAAGGTTTGCGCTCCGTTCTGTCAAGCGGAGAAGTCGGCTCGTGCCGGTACAAACGGCTGCGCAGTTCCTGAAGCCGCCGGTCCTGGATGCCTAGATCAAGGGCTAGCTCGAGCGCTCGCCGTGCTCCCGTGCTGTCCCCCGCGGACAGCTCGAGCGCTATCAGGTTCACCCAAACGGCAGCTCGGGACGGATCGAGCTCGAGGGCGCGCTGGTAGGCATCCAGAGCTGCCCGCAGGTTGCCGGCACGAGCGTGAACCAAGCCCAGGTTGGTCCAGGCCTGGGGGCGATCCGGTGCGAGGGTGATCGCGCGCTCCAGGGCGAGCAACGCGGTCGTCAAGTGTTGCTCCCCAAGGGCTCCTCTTGCGAAGCGCCCATAGGTGGCCGCCCATGCGTGCTGCGCGAGCCTGCTCCGCGGAACGCACGTTCCCAAGCGCGCCGTTCGGAGCCGATCGAGTTTCACCAGGTGCTGGCGGGCGTGCCCGCTATCGGGCAGGTCGGGATGCGCACGCAGGAATGGGACCGAGCTGGAGGTCGTCAGACTGGCTTGCAGGCCGGAGGCGCGCAGCGGCTCGTCGCTCTCCCAGCGCACCGGTCGTGGCACGCCGGTCTCGAGCAGGGCAGCGAGCGCAGCACGCACGCGCGCGGGACGCTGACCTGCCGGCGGCGCCGGGACCCCGCCCCAGCGTGCCAGGGCGGACAAGCCGGTCAGCGACCGCACCGTCACCGGGTCCCACAGGTGCTGGGCTGCCACCACCGCCACGTCGGGCCGGACCCCGTCGGCGTGCAGGGCGAACAACGCGCCCGCACAGACATCGTCCGAGTAGCACACCAGCACGGCGCGCGGCGGAAGCTTGCTCAACGGGCCGCCACCGCCATGCAGCTCATCCCAGATCGAGGATTGGAGCAGGTCGAGCTTGGCGAACGGGCTCGCGACCCAGACGCCGAGCAAGCCGGTCAACAAGAGCCCGCCGGGGCGTCCCGGGGCCCATGACCAGGTTCGGCCAAGCGCGCGAGCGACGGCAAGTCCACCCAGAACGCACACAACCGCCCCCGCCAGCTGCCCGACCTGCCGGTCGGCAACGCCCATCGGGTTGACCCACAATGCGTACGCAAGGTCCAGGCTCAGCAGGCAGAACGCCAGCAGAGCGAGCCGCCGCTCCGCCCTGGCGAGGAGCCAGAGTCCGGCGGCCGCGAGCGGAAGCAGCAGCCAGAGTTGGCCGAGCTGCGCTGCGAGCACCATCCACGGTGGGGTGGCAGCGCCGAGCATCTGGCCTGCATAGGCCGCCCGGATGCGCGCCGCGGTCAGATGCTGCCAAAACGCCGCAAGGGTCTCCGGATCGCCCCAATCGAGTGGAGGATCGCGCAGCGAAGCCAAGGGCAGGTAGACAACAAGCAGCGCGCTGCACAGAAGCGCAACGCCGCCAACCAGCCAAACGCGTGGGCGAACAGGCTGGACCAGGGGAAGCGCGCGAGCCAGCCACAGGGCAAGCAAGGGAAGCGCACACATCATGTGGATCGAGGGGGCGAGGCCCATGCCCAGGGCGATCCAGTACTTGCGCGAACCAGCAGCAAGAGCACCCAGACAGCCCAGTCCGAGCAGCAGCAGCGCGCTCGCGTAGACCTCCACGCTCAGTGCACTGGAACTGAAGGTGCCCCACGCCCCGAGCGCCGCTGCCGCGACTAGAGCTCCGGCTAGACGTGGCAGGGCAGCGGTAACCCCGGTGCGCCTTGCCAGGCGACTCGTGAGTTCCGCCACCAGCGCTAGCGCCGCGGCCGCCGTCAGTGCAACCGCCAGATTCTGGCGCCAGGCGTTCGTGCCGAGGGGGAGATAGGCCGCGAGACGGAACAAGAGCATGTTGGCCGCGAAGCCCGTGGGGTGAGCTACGCCGAGCCGAAAGGCTGCCGCCCCGATCTCCCCACTATCCCGGAAGCCCACCCCCGCGAAGGCGAAGCACCCGTAGACGCCGGACGCGAGCGCGAACACGATCAGGCCGGGGCTCGCTGGC
This genomic window contains:
- a CDS encoding tetratricopeptide repeat protein, which encodes MFALASGVYGCFAFAGVGFRDSGEIGAAAFRLGVAHPTGFAANMLLFRLAAYLPLGTNAWRQNLAVALTAAAALALVAELTSRLARRTGVTAALPRLAGALVAAAALGAWGTFSSSALSVEVYASALLLLGLGCLGALAAGSRKYWIALGMGLAPSIHMMCALPLLALWLARALPLVQPVRPRVWLVGGVALLCSALLVVYLPLASLRDPPLDWGDPETLAAFWQHLTAARIRAAYAGQMLGAATPPWMVLAAQLGQLWLLLPLAAAGLWLLARAERRLALLAFCLLSLDLAYALWVNPMGVADRQVGQLAGAVVCVLGGLAVARALGRTWSWAPGRPGGLLLTGLLGVWVASPFAKLDLLQSSIWDELHGGGGPLSKLPPRAVLVCYSDDVCAGALFALHADGVRPDVAVVAAQHLWDPVTVRSLTGLSALARWGGVPAPPAGQRPARVRAALAALLETGVPRPVRWESDEPLRASGLQASLTTSSSVPFLRAHPDLPDSGHARQHLVKLDRLRTARLGTCVPRSRLAQHAWAATYGRFARGALGEQHLTTALLALERAITLAPDRPQAWTNLGLVHARAGNLRAALDAYQRALELDPSRAAVWVNLIALELSAGDSTGARRALELALDLGIQDRRLQELRSRLYRHEPTSPLDRTERKP